A genomic region of Mus musculus strain C57BL/6J chromosome 7, GRCm38.p6 C57BL/6J contains the following coding sequences:
- the Rassf10 gene encoding ras association domain-containing protein 10, with protein MDPSEKKISVWICQEEKLVSGLSRRTTCSDVVRVLLEDGCRRRCRQRRGQRRGLTEDPSGQLELPEPPDENDEDDDDAMPPGMLCGPPQCYCIVEKWRGFERILPNKTRILRLWTAWGDEQENVRFVLVRSEASLPNAGPRSAEARVVLSRERPCLARGAPARPSLALTQEKQRRVVRKAFRKLAKLNRRRQQQPSSPCSSTSSSTASSCSSSARTHESASVERMETLVHLVLSQDHTIRQQVQRLRELDREIDRYEAKVHLDRMRRHGVNYVQDTYLVGAGIDLDGQTPEGEPEDATLEEKGTEPAAPLDSEAQAAALEELARRCDDLVRLQEERAQQEELLERLSAEIQEELNQRWMQRRNEELAAREESLEPDGGPDGELLLEQERVRTQLSTSLYIGLRLSTDLEAVKADLDYSQQQRDIKERELQGLLQSLHTFEQTVVHDGALGSSGPSREPQPQTCAEMWVDQARGLAKSCPGNDEDSDTGLSSMHSQDSDSVPPVCESLV; from the coding sequence ATGGATCCTTCGGAGAAGAAGATATCGGTGTGGATCTGCCAGGAGGAGAAGCTGGTGTCCGGCCTCTCCCGCCGCACCACCTGCTCGGACGTGGTGCGGGTGCTTTTGGAGGACGGCTGCCGGCGGCGCTGCAGGCAGCGGCGGGGCCAGCGACGGGGCTTGACGGAAGACCCTTCGGGCCAGTTGGAGCTGCCCGAGCCCCCGGACGAAAACGACGAGGATGACGACGACGCGATGCCCCCGGGCATGCTATGTGGGCCCCCGCAGTGCTATTGCATTGTGGAGAAGTGGCGCGGCTTTGAGCGCATCCTGCCCAACAAGACGCGGATCTTGCGCCTCTGGACTGCTTGGGGCGACGAGCAGGAGAATGTACGCTTCGTGCTGGTGCGCAGCGAAGCGTCGCTGCCCAACGCCGGACCGCGCAGCGCCGAGGCGCGGGTAGTGCTCAGCCGCGAGCGCCCCTGCTTGGCCCGGGGCGCCCCAGCAcggcccagcctggccttgaccCAGGAGAAGCAGCGGCGGGTGGTACGCAAGGCCTTCCGCAAACTGGCCAAGCTCAACCGGAGGCGCCAGCAGCAGCCGTCGTCACCTTGTTCGTCCACGTCGTCGTCCACCGCCTCGTCCTGCTCGTCGTCTGCTCGGACCCACGAGAGCGCGTCGGTAGAACGTATGGAGACGCTGGTGCATCTGGTGCTGTCGCAGGACCACACGATTCGCCAGCAGGTGCAGCGGCTCCGGGAGCTGGACCGCGAGATAGACCGCTACGAAGCCAAGGTGCACCTAGACCGCATGCGGAGGCACGGAGTCAACTACGTGCAGGATACCTATCTAGTGGGGGCCGGCATCGACCTGGACGGACAAACTCCTGAAGGGGAGCCGGAAGATGCGACACTGGAGGAGAAGGGGACAGAACCGGCGGCACCCCTGGACAGCGAGGCGCAGGCGGCAGCGTTGGAGGAGCTGGCCAGGCGCTGTGACGACCTGGTGCGGCTGCAGGAGGAGCGCGCCCAGCAGGAGGAGTTGCTAGAGCGCCTGTCCGCCGAGATCCAGGAGGAACTGAACCAGCGCTGGATGCAGCGGCGCAATGAGGAGCTGGCGGCTCGAGAGGAGTCCCTAGAGCCCGATGGTGGTCCGGATGGCGAGCTGCTGCTGGAGCAGGAGCGGGTCAGGACGCAGCTCAGCACCAGCCTTTACATCGGGCTGAGGCTCAGCACGGACCTGGAGGCCGTCAAGGCGGACTTGGATTACAGCCAGCAGCAGAGGGACATTAAGGAGCGCGAGCTTCAGGGCCTTCTCCAGAGTTTGCACACTTTTGAGCAGACGGTGGTGCATGATGGGGCTCTGGGTTCCAGCGGACCCTCTCGCGAACCTCAGCCTCAGACCTGTGCAGAAATGTGGGTAGACCAGGCCCGGGGACTGGCTAAGAGTTGCCCGGGCAACGATGAGGACTCAGATACTGGGCTGAGCTCCATGCATAGCCAAGACTCAGACTCGGTACCCCCTGTGTGTGAATCCCTTGTGTAG